From a single Leopardus geoffroyi isolate Oge1 chromosome E1, O.geoffroyi_Oge1_pat1.0, whole genome shotgun sequence genomic region:
- the EMC6 gene encoding ER membrane protein complex subunit 6, with the protein MAAVVAKREGPPFISEAAVRGNAAVLDYCRTSVSALSGATAGILGLTGLYGFIFYLLASVLLSLLLILKAGRRWNKYFKSRRPLFTGGLIGGLFTYVLFWTFLYGMVHVY; encoded by the coding sequence ATGGCCGCTGTGGTGGCCAAGCGGGAAGGGCCGCCGTTCATCAGCGAGGCAGCTGTGCGAGGCAACGCCGCTGTCCTGGATTACTGCCGGACCTCAGTGTCAGCGCTGTCGGGGGCCACGGCCGGCATCCTCGGCCTCACCGGCCTCTACGGCTTCATCTTCTACCTGCTTGCCTCCGTCCTGCTCTCCCTGCTCTTAATTCTCAAAGCGGGAAGGAGGTGGAACAAATACTTCAAATCACGAAGACCGCTCTTTACAGGAGGTCTCATCGGAGGCCTCTTCACCTACGTCCTGTTTTGGACATTCCTCTATGGCATGGTGCACGTCTACTGA